A window of Zalophus californianus isolate mZalCal1 chromosome 12, mZalCal1.pri.v2, whole genome shotgun sequence genomic DNA:
aagagaaatgaaaacatttgtccaCATAAACttttatacatgaatgttcacaacattattcataatatcagAAGAGTAGAAACAACCCTAATGTCCATTAACTGGCAAAGGATAAACAACATGTGGTCTATCtgtgcaatggaatattgctggatcataaaaagagtgaaaagcTGTGACCTGCTACTGCATGGATGGATGTTGAAAACAcagtatgctaagcaaaagaagccagttgcaaaagactacatattaCATAATCCCTTTTATATGAAAGCCCACAATAGAGAAATCTATATCTGGAGAGAAAATGAGTTAGTGGTTGTttagggctgggggaaggggaggtggatgggaagGTGATAGTCATAGCATCCAGGCTTTCTCTTTGAAGCGTGGATGTTCTCaagttgactgtggtgatggGTGTACCTATCTGCGAACATGCTGAAAGCCATAGAactgtattctttgggtgaactgtatggtatgtgaatgatATTGCAGTAAAGATGTTGGGGATTGGGGAGTGGAGATGGTGAGGTCCTAGCCCTCTCTCCACAGCCAAACTCTTGCTATCAGCAGCGGGAAGAACAGAGATTGGAGGCTATCACCTCCAGATAACTGTGCACAGTCAGGCTGCAGCTGCGCTTGCATACTTCTCCCGAGTCCCCTCTGCCAGCCTCACGCGCCCAGGGGTTGTGGAGGGTTCCAGGACCCAGGCCCACGCACTTTCCGTGCACCCAGATGCCAACGGTCATCCGAGCCCTGGGCGCTTTGGCTGCAGCTGCGTCCGGCGGCATTGGGAACTTTTGGAAGCCAAATCCCCCCTAGAAAAGCCCCTCCCCGACGCCCGCTCCCATGGGCAACTACCTGAGCACACCCAAGGCCGAGCCGCCACCCCTCGCCCAAGGGCGCGGGAACCCGCGGCCCAGGCCTGCCCAGGCCGAGGACGGTGGGCACCGCATCCGCTCGGGACCCCTCCCGCAGATGCCGCCCAACTGGACCACCCGCCCAAGCAGCGGAGGGTGGTCACTGAGGCATGGAGGCGCTTTCCCGCCAAGCCACCTGCTGAGACAGTCCTGGGGCCGGATCTCTCCGGCGCCTGGGAGAGTTACATGAAGCGGTGGGTTTGGAGTGCCCGCCACCCGAGACGGATCTGGAGCCCTGTGACGGTCAGGATCGCGGCCCCTGAGAGCAGAGGGAACCCGTGGGTGTCCCGGGCACAGGGGCATGGCGCCTGCTCTGCAGGGCATCCACTAGTGGAGGAGCGCCCAGACCCTTGTGCCAAGGAGACCGTGCTGAGGGCTCTCAGCCAGTGCCAGAAGGGGAACAGGAAGTTTGACGGGCCCCTGTGGTTTGAGAtcccagagagcacaagcaggaggcagaACCCAGAGCCCAGGCCATCTGCCTTTAAGCCCCTGATCAGAAATGGTGTGGTCCCTTCCTTTGTGCCCAGACCAGGGCCTCTAATCAAAAGCTTTCACTCCTGGAGCTACAGTGTCTGCAGGGAGGACGCTGACCTCGAGCCTGATGCCCAGCCTTCACTGTCTGCTACCCACCCCACTGCAGGGGCGGTGTCAGCCCAGGGCCCAGATCCTCAGCTGCAGAGCTTGGAGAAGATGCAGCACTCCAGGGGCCTCCCACCTTCCTACAGGGCATAGGAACCGCACCAGGAGGGTCTCTCCCCAGCCTGCTGGCCCCTTTGGCTCCCAAGAGTCAGGGCCCTGTTACCTGCCTCCTGAAACTCAAACCTTTATATTTATTCTCATCTTGCTCACCCCATACTCTACCTGACACAGTACTACTGCATACCCCAGACCTGCCTGTCCTTACTCTGGAGAGCCCACACTGAAGATTGTTGATGTTAAACCCCTTGCCTCCTCCTGCTTGCCCActccttcctgccttttccccttctttacTGGAAGGCATTCTTCTTTCCCCACCTTCCCTATTTGCCCAGTTTGTATAAATACTTGAtctcattaaaaatgatattaatattttataaaggcctttttatataaaagtaaaaggaaaatgtttccagACTATCAAGAGCAAGGGCAAAGACCCTGCAGTGgtaatcacttttatttatttgaggcccAAAGACAAGTCCAGTAAAGCTAGAGTGATGAGAGAGAACATAACATGAGGTTAGTGACGCAGACAATGATGACATAATATAAAGCACTGGGGCCATGGAAGAATTTGAGTTTTATTCTAAGAACCAtaggttttaagcagaggaaagACTAATCAGGttgatgtgttttaaaatgtgtgaagAGTGTATTATCCAAAATCAGCAACTGAAACAGAAACAATAGGAGCCCAATGTTGTGTTTCAAGCGCCAGAGGAGGGCAGATTGGTCTGAAAGAGGAGCGATGTAGGTTAAAGGTGCACATGAATTTGGGGTGTGTCTTGAAGGTAGATGTTTTGGGGCTTCCTAATGCAATAGATGATAGCATTAGGAAAGTAGAAGAATCCAGGAGTCTTAGCTTATTGGTTCCAAAAATTGCATGGTGACAGTGACATTTATTGAGATGGGAAACATCAATAGGGAACATAATTGGAGATATCAAAGGTTATAAGTTAGTCATGTTTCCTCAATGCATTCATTATCCCAGTGAAATTGTCACCTGCGCGGTTGAAAACATGAGACTCAGTGGagagtttgaaatcagagaaataaatgtagaAGTCATGAACACATAAGCCCACTGATACACATGATGCTTAAAGCCAGGGCTATGTGGATTCGCCAAGCAGAAAACCCAGAGAAGAAGGCAAAGGATGAACCCTATCATGCTCTGATGTTTAaagggcaaaagaaaggaaagggaaagagaagcctGGGAAAACACAGCCCCAGAGTACGGAGGTGGGAGATAAGTCAGAAGCAGCAGGGACATTGAAGGGAGAGCTTTAGAAGGTGGAATTTATCACCCACGTTGGCTGCCACTGAAAAGTTGAGATATTCCATCACTGACTTCGAAAAGAGGAATCCTTTTAGAGTGTTGGAGGTAAAGCCTGAATTAATTTGGAAGACATTAGAAGGAGTGGATGTGGAGGCAGGGTCTGGAGAAGCCATGTGGTAGATATTCTGTCATAAAGTAGAGCAGGCAAGTGAGAAGGTGGGAGGCAGTTTTACtttgttctgaaattttattttaggaaagcaTAAGGAATATGTTCAGCTGTAAAGGGATCTTTGGGAGGATCAGGAGGGATGGACGGCTAAGTGCTTGTGGAAGGTGGGGTGGCTCTCAGACACTTGATCCTCGATCGCGGCAGCGGCTGGGGGCAAGGGCTATGGTGTGGAATGGGCCAGGGAGGGGGGCCTGGTACCCCAGGGGACCATCAGTTCTCTGTCTTCAACTCTACCAGGGAAGTACAAAGCAAGTCTGTgtgagagagggcaggagggaaatATCTGAGGTTTGACAAAACCGCTGAACATGCGAAACAGAATTCTCcaagggggaaaagggaaagactTGGAGAATGTAGTAGAATTATGAGAGAAATATCAAGTGTATCAGAGTTTCAGGGTTGCGTTCTTCAAACAAAATGGGAAGCCAGAAAAAGTGATTCATTAATCTTTAGATTTCATTTTACCTGAACTAATATACAAATGAGGATTGAATCCACAATTGGTTTTAACCATTGTATTTTAACCAATATTCTATTAACTAATACAGTTCAAAAGAATTTAATCAAGAGGGAGGAAGCAAAGGAGTTAAGGTGTGTATTAGACAGGGTTCTTCTGAGAATCAGAAAcagtgtgagagtgtgtgtgtgtgtgtgtgtgcatttgcacTCACCTGTGGAGAcggacgagagagagagagagagagagagagagaggcaggttgACTAATTATAAAGAGttggctcggggcgcctgggtggtacagtatcttaagcatctgactctcggtttccgctcaggtcatgatctcaggatcctgagacttGAACCCCCCATAGAGCTCCACagtcagctcggagtctgcttgagattctctctccctctcactctgcccctcccactcgtgcgctctctgtctctgtctctaaaataaataaataaatcttaaaaaaaaaataagaagaattggcttatgtgattatggggcctgagaagtcccaagatctacAGTTGGCAAGCTGCAGAGCCAGGAGAGCTGAGTGTTAAGTTCCAGTCCAAGTCTGAAGTCAGAAGATGAATGTCcctgggggtgcgggggggggggggagacacagacagacagacagagaaatCTTTCTTACTCAGACTTTGTTCTATCCCAGTGTTCCGAGGACTGATTGAGGCCCCTTCACATTGATGAAGGCCATCTGCTTTACGCAGTCTATCATTTCAAATGTTATGTGcatccagaaacatcctcacagacacacacagaaagagatttTAACCCAATATCTGGGGGCCCTATCACCCAGTCAAGTTGGCACATACACTtagccctggcctctgccctcacATCATGGGAGGCCCAGCAGTATGGGACATGGAGAGACAAATGAGTCCCTGGGGCAGAGCAGAGTTTGCTAAAGCAGATGTGTAAACATTTAATATATGATAATGCTGACATTTAAAATCTGTGTGAAAATAGTGAACTACTAGAAACAGTGAATTGCAATTATCAGCTTTCCAATTGGGAAATAGAACATAGCTCTCTCTCTTATGCAAAACACGAATGTAAACATCAAAACTACAAAGTAGTTGAAAATtcgaaggaaatattttttttttcccaagagtaAATGAATTAAAGTTTAATTATACCCATAATAAATTTTGAGAATTTAAGCTCTACATATAATGTTAAAAGCCCTCCACCAATCTCCTCCTTTGGCATTCTTAAGGAGGCTaaaaacccaaaaccataaaagaaaagttTGTAATAGctactattttaaaaacctaacctgtaatagaaaaatatttcaaaggcaaGTGACAGGGTTGGTTGCTACATTGGTAACCCACATAGCAGATCACAAATTGCTATTCCACAAATACAAGGAAGCACTAAATATCaatggaaataaagaaagagagaaaggtagggaggaagggaaggaggaaagaaagaaagaaagaaaaagaaagaaaaagaaagaaagaaagaaaaaaagaaagaaagaaagaaagaagaaaagaattaataaattgtGACTAGACAGCTCatataagaaagaaatcaaattgttaataaatatatatataatattcaatgTGTCCTAATTATTCAGAGAAATTTATATAATCTATATCTCTATTTATACATATACTTATCCATGCACGGTATTTACCCATCATTGCCAAAAAAAAAGGTATCCAGCCTTGGCAAGACTGTGGGAGAAATAATCTCATGCTAATTTAGTAAATTAATGAGACTGATAGTGTATAAATTCTCATTGTGTGTAATTTGGTAATTATTCTATTTTGgcattgcatttaattttaataaatgatgaaatACGCTGTAAAGATATGAGCCATGAAATAGGTAATAGCATACTTTGGGATCTAgtcacaaaacaaataagcaaaaggacTACATGAGTGGCTcggttggtcaagcgtctgccttcggctcaggtcatgatcccaggtcttcggatggagtcccgcatccggctccttgctcagcggagagcctgcttctctccctctgcctgccgctccccctgcttgtgctctctctctttctctcaatctctgtcaaataaataaaatcttaaaaagaaaaaaagagaaaagaagaaaaacagtaagaatAGGCACTTTTATAACTTAGGCACAAAAATGTATAACATGCAACATAAATGGTCAAAGGCAATAGAAAGGTTGCAATCTGAAAGAACTTGATTTAATAACCTACACGTGAACCCCAAGGACTTATTTTCTCCCCACTATTAATTCCCAGGTCCTCTGGTTTTTCCCAAGTCCACATGCTACCTTATGATGGTCCAGGCAAAGAAAAAGGCCAATGAAATGAACAGAAGGAAACGCTGAAGCCAGGAAACTTGTCTTGAGCGAAACATCTAATTCTTTTACTCCCAAACTCCACTCCCCTAGTCCCTGTCTGCTATGCTGTCAAAGATTAAGGGGCTTCCTTTCAAATGAGAAGAGGTACAGTATTATTTTACTGTAgactatttaaaatttcataaagtagggcgccggggtggctcagtcggttaagcgactgccttcggctcaggtcatgatcctggagtccctggatcgagccccgcattgggctccctgctctgcggggagtctgcttctccctctgaccctcccccctctcatgtgctctctctctctctctctcattctcgctctctcaaataaataaataaaatcttaaaaaataaaatttcataaagtaTTACTCAAAACAATGCAGCTTGGgtttgtgtatgtatacatgtacattatatataatatacacaggtaagtatgtgtacatatgcatatgtgtgtgtctatgtgtctgtgtgtgaatgcttgtgtgtgcatatataaatgtaaaattgtatatatacataaacatacacaatTCTGTTATCGCTCTAAATGTTTTGGTCAGTTAGACTGAAAAGTACTTAGAGGAATCACAAAAGTAACAttgtttaaacttttctttttaaagattttatttatttggaaaaatgagcaagagagagagaaagcacaggaggaggggcagagggagagggagaaggagactcccctgctgagcagggagcctgatgcggggctcaatcccaggacaccgggatcatgatctTAAGAGAAAGCAGACGactgattaactgactgagccaaccaggcacccctatagtttAAACTTCTAATGTATATGCCTatatatttgtcaattttttaatgAGAACTCCAGGTTTTTCTTTGCAAAAGAATCTGCTGATAGGAGTTCTGCATCAACCATACCCACATTACAACATCGGTATTTTCTATTCTGGTTTCTTTACGGTGAAGCCAGAATGTAGGTATTTGCAAACAGTGTGAGTGACAATGACTTGTCATTGTGCACATGACTTGTAGATTTCCCCCAGTGTTTTGCAGACAACTTGCTCATACCTAATTTAGAGGAATTGTTTTGGACAACTCAAGGGAGAATTGAGTGCTAGTCGCatacctatatttttatatatacatgtataaataaactctgatatttatatgcatatacatcTGTGCAAACAAATAGATATCATGCTTTTGAAACGCATGTATACACAAATAcagtgtgtttctttctttttttttaagattttatttattcatttgagacacagagatagagagagagaaagcatgagcagggagagaggcagagggagaagcaagctcctcgctgagccgggagcccgatgcggggctggatcctaggaccctgggatcatgacctgagccgaaggcagacgcttaacatctgagccacccaggtgcccctacagtgtGTTCTTAATACAGGTATGTACATGCCTATTATATAGCAATATgtattataaacatatacatacacacattatagatataaatatagacagGAAGTCCATTAACACGTTAGACTGAAAACAAATTTCAGCTCGTCGGGGGGCAAATGGATAGTCCAAGCCACAGAATTAAATTAGCTCATTAAAGAAGAGTATTTATAGACGAATAAGGTATGCTaccatcaggaaaaaaattaaaataaaaaaaatcagtatagtCAAAATAAGGCTCCCGTGATTATTTATAGTTCTGGACAAAGAATGAAtaacaatatttcaaaaagaaaatttaacacctatgaaggggagtaagtcggagggggagacgaaccatgagagacgatggactctgaaaaacaaactgagggttctagaggggaggggggtggggggatgggtgagcctggtgatgggtattaaggagggcacattctgcgtggaacactgggtgttatgcacaaacaatgaatcatggaacactacatcaaaaactaatgatgtaatgtatggtgattaacataacaataaaaaatgaaaaaaaacttaacacctaaatctaaaaatttattttgaattttctttggaTTTCACATGTCTGCTAGGACCAAatattcctcaaatatttaatgttttagagataattactttgaaatcaacaaacagcaaaaaaaattctcatcttAATTTTTGATTATGGTGTTAATTCAGAATTGGTttaattgtcatttttctttttagtttttctacCTCAAATGATAAGATGATGGCATCTTGCATATTTTTATTAGCATACTCAATCATTCCACTGGTGACCTAGAGCAAACCTCAATATTACTTATGTCCTAAATGGGCACATTTCtgtggtggtatttttttttttttcaaaaaaggtgcccatctttcttttttttttcttttttcttttctttttggcagaATTTTTAAATCCCAGCTTTATCATTCTCtagaaaaacaaatgttctaaaaaattagcattattatattttagaaaaatgtaaaaatagttcTATCAAGAATgacttctgggcgcctgggtggctcagttggttaagcgactgccttcggctcaggtcatgatcctggattcccgggatcgagtcccgcatcaggctccctgctcagcagggagtctgcttctccctctgactctcttccctctcctgctatctctcattctctctctctctcaaataaataaataaaatcttcagaaaaaaaataatttaactcaAACTTTTTATAGAATATTgcctgcagggcgcctgggtggctcagttgttaagcgtctgccttcagctcaggtcatgataccagggtactgggatcgagccccacatcaggctccctgctcagcaggaagcctgcttctccctctcccactccccctgcttatattccctctcttgcagtctctctctctgtgtcaaataaataagtaaaatctttaaaaaaataaaaatcttagaaaaaaagaatattgccCTGTTttccttgagtttctttctttatccatttattctcaACCGCAGTTCTGCACTACCATTAATTGATAAATACAAGTAAATGTGGACAGAGGTCCAGCCTAACATCATCAGTCCCAGAGAGTTCAACAGTAAAGTtcatttctctttgcattttgtcATCTCAAAATTCACACAGGATCAATGTGAAGTGTCCTTAAAACAGAGACGTATCAAATGATCAActtataaaatgtacaaaaaaggaataaaggaagaacCATCTGCAGGGAAAGGCAGAAAGCTGCCCTTTTAAGGTGGCGCAATTGTCCTCCAGAATGCAGCTTAATTCCCCCACAGAGGGACATTGATATAGGCAAATCTTACCCAAGAAATGGCTTCAAATGGTCTGCTTTCAAATTCTACTTATCACAGATCTGATAACTTCTTGTTGAGATTTTGGGTCCATATTCTCACAAATGTTCTTCTGGTAGGGAGTGAGTGTCCTCGTTTTGGTGACGGATCTCTTGTTACTCTAACTCTGCTTTGCAGGTGAACGCCAGTGCTCCTTCACATTGTCTTCTGACCTCTGGGAGGGCTTCCACTCTGTCTTTATTAGTCCAGTGCAGCTTGTCCAGTGTCCAGCCCTGTAATTTGGCTGTGATGGCGGTCCATAACTTTGAAGCAAAAATGGTAGCccacattttttaactttttattttgaaataatttgagattTAGAGAAGAATTCCTACTTACCCTTAACTCAGCACCCCCTAATGTTAATCTCTTTCAGAACCATGGGATGTTTATCAAAATCGAGAGAGTAACGTTGGTATAGTATCTTCAACTTAGCTACTGACTTTGTTTGGATTTCGTCAGTGTTTCCTTCagtgtcttttctctttcaggatcCAATCCAATGTACCTTGTTGCATTAAATCATAATCTCTTCTTAGATGCCTCCAACCTGGAATAGTCtcagtattttcatatttctcatGCCTTTGGAAGTTTTGAAAAATGCCTCTTTATGTAAAACAGTATTTCCAAAAGCTACAGAAAGTTAAATATCTTAGAGAAGGAAGATATTATACAAAGACTTTCATGGTTTGCAATTTTTAAAGTGtagtttcaaaaattataatcacATTTGTGTGTTTTTGTCATGCATATTAAATgcatctttcattttgtttcagtGTGAATGCATACCCACAGGATAAGGGGTGCTACTAAATGTGAGGGACATCAGGAAGACTAAGAGAGCAAGCAATGTATTACCAttgatgggggtggtggggacacAAAAGCCAGCCTGGGACAGGACTGTATTAAGTCTGGCAGAAAACTAAAATTTAGGTTGTAAAGGGAGTTCAAGTACCTGGGCAATTGTATCATCCTGCTTGCAGTCAATACCACATTTGTTTAGTGTTCCTCAACTATTTATTGAAGTCCATATTGATCCAAGTATTTTACTCAGCGCTAGGGACATGATGGTAACTAAggcatcaagaaaatgaaagatctgTGGGGAGATAGctagaagaaagagaattcaATGCAGTTTGACCAATTTTATTATAAAGGCAAGCACAAATTTCTATGTCAATCTATGAAAGGCATGAGAAAGTTTTAGCTGTAGataacttaggggaaaaaatcgTGAAACTTTTAGGATAAGTAGACAttaactgggaaaaaaatgatgtggaaaggaaaagaatgaaaagaggaaaataaacctAATTTTGGACTTTGTAAAGTTTAAACAGCTAATGGAGTGAGGGTGAGCAGTGTTGGTGTTACAAACAAGTCTGAGGTGAAATAGTTTAATTAATACAACAAGGGTTTGTTGGGGAGAGTCT
This region includes:
- the POM121L12 gene encoding LOW QUALITY PROTEIN: POM121-like protein 12 (The sequence of the model RefSeq protein was modified relative to this genomic sequence to represent the inferred CDS: deleted 2 bases in 1 codon); the encoded protein is MGNYLSTPKAEPPPLAQGRGNPRPRPAQAEDGGHRIRSGPLPQMPPNWHPPKQRRVVTEAWRRFPAKPPAETVLGPDLSGAWESYMKRWVWSARHPRRIWSPVTVRIAAPESRGNPWVSRAQGHGACSAGHPLVEERPDPCAKETVLRALSQCQKGNRKFDGPLWFEIPESTSRRQNPEPRPSAFKPLIRNGVVPSFVPRPGPLIKSFHSWSYSVCREDADLEPDAQPSLSATHPTAGAVSAQGPDPQLQSLEKMQHSRGLPPSYRA